Proteins encoded by one window of Cloeon dipterum chromosome 2, ieCloDipt1.1, whole genome shotgun sequence:
- the Tsen54 gene encoding tRNA-splicing endonuclease subunit Sen54 isoform X1 gives MLSAKELSAGMQKNQGQTDPLKRGQKLNTPSGTWSEENEVERCRSDLVTLLSAQRIEKKSLRSVAEWVPAKGLAMVTRKQGRCWTTFGVELGKLLWLRPEEALFLMETNTLELQFGGVSLSVQQAHNLILSSSLHLSHYQVYSKLQRLGWVVLPRCRQTPEPPPLIPAKAEAPKVEVIDLDAEDESGRCKAFERYVPNILNQKQWVVRVAPAHLLPPNINPSRQEYLLRFGGDPQQMPSLLGRLGPPPLNSQIFHPRQPQQQLTFSLQQTQFRGSYFHAQRFELQVQSQALMHQQGPRHWHPRPRWPQQHHQPRGRHNNNNRRRQRKQPRDEIPHYERASAPSGGRGQQRPRFKNWTELKAKKGAVETITLEPDEERLNECGLLQPDHCKSYKTVLSKLQIFRSASPAAADRSRKLELKYDVYMPSAHFRKSAPPTPVCHIAILSQHDEVPSEAELNLAEDGKEAPIVFAVVLLDSIQFISLSGVDLKLVS, from the exons atgcTCTC AGCAAAGGAATTGTCTGCTGGCATGCAGAAAAACCAAGGCCAGACAGACCCGCTTAAGCGAGGACAAAAGCTAAACACTCCTTCAGGTACATGGTCGGAGGAAAACGAGGTAGAAAGATGCAGAAGCGACTTGGTCACCTTGCTCAGCGCCCAGAGAATTGAAAAGAA GAGTCTTCGGTCTGTGGCGGAATGGGTGCCGGCAAAGGGTCTGGCGATGGTCACACGGAAGCAGGGAAGATGCTGGACCACCTTTGGCGTTGAGCTGGGCAAACTGCTCTGGCTGAGGCCTGAAGAGGCCCTGTTCCTCATGGAaaca AACACATTGGAGCTGCAATTCGGTGGGGTGTCTTTGAGTGTTCAGCAGGCTCACAACCTGATCCTGAGCTCTAGTCTGCATCTGTCTCACTACCAGGTGTATTCAAAGCTGCAGCGGTTAGGGTGGGTTGTCCTTCCGCGCTGCAGACAGACACCAGAACCGCCACCGCTGATCCCAGCCAAAGCAGAGGCTCCGAAGGTTGAAGTCATAGACCTGGACGCTGAGGACGAGTCCGGCAG GTGCAAGGCTTTCGAGCGGTATGTGCCCAACATCCTCAACCAAAAGCAGTGGGTGGTGCGTGTGGCCCCTGCTCACCTGCTGCCGCCCAACATAAATCCTTCAAGGCAAGAGTACCTGCTGCGTTTTGGCGGCGATCCCCAACAGATGCCATCTTTACTTGGCAGACTGGGACCACCGCCACTCAACTCGCAGATCTTCCACCCCAGACAGCCTCAGCAACAACTCACGTTTAGCTTGCAACAGACACAATTTAGAGGAAGCTATTTCCATGCTCAAAG GTTTGAGTTGCAAGTGCAGAGTCAGGCGTTAATGCACCAGCAGGGGCCGCGGCACTGGCACCCCCGGCCGCGGTGGCCGCAACAACACCACCAGCCACGGGGGAggcacaacaacaacaaccgtCGACGCCAGCGGAAGCAGCCCAGAGACGAAATCCCTCACtacgagagagcgagtgcgccGAGCGGAGGCCGTGGCCAGCAGAGACCCAGGTTTAAGAACTGGACTGAGCTGAAGGCCAAGAAGGGCGCCGTAGAGACCATAACTTTGGAGCCGGACGAGGAGAGATTGAACGAGTGCGGCCTCCTCCAACCAGACCACTGCAAAAGCTACA aaacggTGCTGAGCAAACTACAGATATTCCGCAGTGCCAGTCCAGCTGCAGCAGACAGGAGCAGAAAACTGGAGCTAAAATACGACGTCTACATGCCTTCAGCTCACTTCAGAAAGTCGGCTCCTCCAACTCCAGTTTGCCACATCGCTATTCTAAG TCAGCACGACGAAGTGCCAAGCGAGGCCGAGTTGAATCTGGCAGAGGATGGAAAAGAAGCACCGATTGTCTTCGCTGTTGTGTTGCTGGACTCAATTCAATTCATCAGCCTTTCTGGTGTTGATCTCAAACTCGTCTCGTGA
- the Tsen54 gene encoding tRNA-splicing endonuclease subunit Sen54 isoform X2, with translation MVTRKQGRCWTTFGVELGKLLWLRPEEALFLMETNTLELQFGGVSLSVQQAHNLILSSSLHLSHYQVYSKLQRLGWVVLPRCRQTPEPPPLIPAKAEAPKVEVIDLDAEDESGRCKAFERYVPNILNQKQWVVRVAPAHLLPPNINPSRQEYLLRFGGDPQQMPSLLGRLGPPPLNSQIFHPRQPQQQLTFSLQQTQFRGSYFHAQRFELQVQSQALMHQQGPRHWHPRPRWPQQHHQPRGRHNNNNRRRQRKQPRDEIPHYERASAPSGGRGQQRPRFKNWTELKAKKGAVETITLEPDEERLNECGLLQPDHCKSYKTVLSKLQIFRSASPAAADRSRKLELKYDVYMPSAHFRKSAPPTPVCHIAILSQHDEVPSEAELNLAEDGKEAPIVFAVVLLDSIQFISLSGVDLKLVS, from the exons ATGGTCACACGGAAGCAGGGAAGATGCTGGACCACCTTTGGCGTTGAGCTGGGCAAACTGCTCTGGCTGAGGCCTGAAGAGGCCCTGTTCCTCATGGAaaca AACACATTGGAGCTGCAATTCGGTGGGGTGTCTTTGAGTGTTCAGCAGGCTCACAACCTGATCCTGAGCTCTAGTCTGCATCTGTCTCACTACCAGGTGTATTCAAAGCTGCAGCGGTTAGGGTGGGTTGTCCTTCCGCGCTGCAGACAGACACCAGAACCGCCACCGCTGATCCCAGCCAAAGCAGAGGCTCCGAAGGTTGAAGTCATAGACCTGGACGCTGAGGACGAGTCCGGCAG GTGCAAGGCTTTCGAGCGGTATGTGCCCAACATCCTCAACCAAAAGCAGTGGGTGGTGCGTGTGGCCCCTGCTCACCTGCTGCCGCCCAACATAAATCCTTCAAGGCAAGAGTACCTGCTGCGTTTTGGCGGCGATCCCCAACAGATGCCATCTTTACTTGGCAGACTGGGACCACCGCCACTCAACTCGCAGATCTTCCACCCCAGACAGCCTCAGCAACAACTCACGTTTAGCTTGCAACAGACACAATTTAGAGGAAGCTATTTCCATGCTCAAAG GTTTGAGTTGCAAGTGCAGAGTCAGGCGTTAATGCACCAGCAGGGGCCGCGGCACTGGCACCCCCGGCCGCGGTGGCCGCAACAACACCACCAGCCACGGGGGAggcacaacaacaacaaccgtCGACGCCAGCGGAAGCAGCCCAGAGACGAAATCCCTCACtacgagagagcgagtgcgccGAGCGGAGGCCGTGGCCAGCAGAGACCCAGGTTTAAGAACTGGACTGAGCTGAAGGCCAAGAAGGGCGCCGTAGAGACCATAACTTTGGAGCCGGACGAGGAGAGATTGAACGAGTGCGGCCTCCTCCAACCAGACCACTGCAAAAGCTACA aaacggTGCTGAGCAAACTACAGATATTCCGCAGTGCCAGTCCAGCTGCAGCAGACAGGAGCAGAAAACTGGAGCTAAAATACGACGTCTACATGCCTTCAGCTCACTTCAGAAAGTCGGCTCCTCCAACTCCAGTTTGCCACATCGCTATTCTAAG TCAGCACGACGAAGTGCCAAGCGAGGCCGAGTTGAATCTGGCAGAGGATGGAAAAGAAGCACCGATTGTCTTCGCTGTTGTGTTGCTGGACTCAATTCAATTCATCAGCCTTTCTGGTGTTGATCTCAAACTCGTCTCGTGA
- the LOC135937452 gene encoding brachyurin-like: MKTVIALTLALVLAAQAVDDWHKKVQSQRVRGSKYTIHENYNPVTIENDLCIIHLDAEVRGEGIATLRLPSRSQAEMTFAGHKATIAGWGETSDNDTIMNTVLRYTDVMTIMKNDDCRRYYELITATMLCANSPDGSGVCMGDSGSPLTITESDGVKTQVGISSFSPSVGCETLRPDGYVRLTEYLDWVEKWAEVDIRP; encoded by the exons ATGAAGACAGTAATTGCGTTGACCCTCGCCCTTGTCCTCGCGGCTCAG gCCGTTGATGACTGGCACAAGAAGGTGCAATC ACAGAGAGTCAGGGGCTCCAAGTACACGATACACGAGAATTACAACCCCGTAACTATTGAAAACGATCTCTGCATAATTCACCTGGACGCCGAGGTTCGTGGCGAGGGCATTGCCACCCTCCGCCTTCCGTCTCGCTCCCAGGCCGAAATGACCTTCGCAGGACACAAAGCTACCATCGCTGGATGGGGAGAAACCTCAGATA ATGACACCATTATGAACACTGTGCTTAGGTACACTGATGTCATGACCATCATGAAAAATGACGATTGCAGAAGATATTATGAACTAATTACTGCCACGATGCTTTGCGCGAACAGCCCTGACGGATCTGGCGTTTGCATG GGAGACTCTGGCAGCCCCCTCACCATCACCGAATCTGACGGAGTGAAGACCCAAGTTGGAATCTCCAGCTTTAGTCCTTCAGTAGGCTGTGAGACGCTTCGTCCTGACGGCTACGTCAGACTCACAGAATACCTTGACTGGGTCGAAAAGTGGGCTGAAGTCGATATCCGCCCTTAA